The genomic interval GAAGAATTCGTCGATGACGGCGTGCCGCTGTTCTGGTCCGACAAGCATCGGATATTACAGATTCTCGTCAACTTGATCAAGAATGCCAAAGACGCCATCAAAGAGCACAAAGGCGACCATCCTTGCATCAAGGTCAGTGCGACGACGGACAATCAGTTCGTCGTCTTTCGGGTCTCTGACAATGGCATCGGGATTTCGGCGAACAAGCGGGACAAGATATTCCAACACGGATTCACGACCAAAAAAAACGGTCATGGTTTTGGGCTGCACAGCAGCGCCAACGCGGCCACAGAAATGGGTGGCAAACTGACTGTTCATAGCGACGGCGATGGAACTGGAGCCACGTTTGAACTGAGGGTGCCTTCCAAGCCGGTCGTTGCAAAGCCGGTCGCTGCCAACACGAATGACGCGCTTCAACGGGTGGGGACTGTAGGCTGACCCGCACCTGTCGAGAACAGTGAGGGCAAGGCGAATACGCTCCCAAAATTCAACTCGCACATTGGGTGTAATGAATGCATTTGTGCGACGGTGGTTTCTCTGCAGGTTGTCGAACTCACAATCGTCGCAAGCGAGGGCCTCTTTGATAAACAACAGAAAGTTTCGGCAAACTGGAGCTTAACGGTCAAATCACTAGTTACTCCCGGTCCACTGAAACGTGAAACCTAAGTTTGTGTTTCAGGAGTAAGGTCAATTCATCTAAAGTCAACTCGTGATGCGATAAGGTTGCCAAAATATGCTGCTTAGAATCTTAACGATTCCCGTGATCTCGACTGCAACTCTCTCGCTGGTATGTGTCGTGGTGTTGGCAGGTCGTCATCAAGCCGATAGCGGGTGCGTAACGACTCTAGATGCCCAAGATGCACTCGACGTCGTTGGCAAACGTTCCAGTGAGCAACCGATGCTTCGCCGTGAACCGATCACTCCGCTCGTCGGTAAACATGATCTGCCGAGATCAAAAGTGATGTTAGGTAAGTTGCTTTTTAACGATGTGAGGCTATCAGGTAATAACACTCTGTCCTGTGCTTCGTGCCACAATGTAAGTGAAGGTGGTGATGACGGCCGGCCAGGTTCGTTGGGGATCGATGGACAGATCGGTGGGCTCAATGCGCCAACAGTCCTGAACAGCAGCTTGTCAATCGCTCAGTTTTGGGATGGCCGCGCGAAGGATCTCTATGAGCAAGCACCAGGCCCGATTCACAATCCAATCGAGATGGGTAGCAATTGGGACGAGGTGATTTCCAAGCTCAACCGCGATCATGATTTTGTCCAAGAATTTAGAAGCGTGTACCCAGGCGGTATCACTGCCGATTCAATCGTTGACGCGATTGTCGCCTACGAATTCGCGCTTGTCACCGTTGACTCGCCATTTGATTTGTATCTGAAAGGCGACGATGACGCTTTGTCAAGCGATGCACTGGACGGCTATCGGCTATTCAAGTCCGCCGGCTGCATCTCGTGTCATCAAGGGCAGTTGGTTGGTGGGAATATGTTTCAGACGTTTGGTGTGATGAAAGATTTTGATGACCGGTTCGACGCGTCCAGCGAGCTGTCAAACGGAAGACTCAATGTCACGCAACGAGAATCAGATCTGCATCGATTCAAAATCCCTAGCCTTCGCAATGTCCAGTTGACGGCACCGTATTTTCACGATGGCGGTACCG from Stieleria varia carries:
- a CDS encoding cytochrome-c peroxidase → MLLRILTIPVISTATLSLVCVVVLAGRHQADSGCVTTLDAQDALDVVGKRSSEQPMLRREPITPLVGKHDLPRSKVMLGKLLFNDVRLSGNNTLSCASCHNVSEGGDDGRPGSLGIDGQIGGLNAPTVLNSSLSIAQFWDGRAKDLYEQAPGPIHNPIEMGSNWDEVISKLNRDHDFVQEFRSVYPGGITADSIVDAIVAYEFALVTVDSPFDLYLKGDDDALSSDALDGYRLFKSAGCISCHQGQLVGGNMFQTFGVMKDFDDRFDASSELSNGRLNVTQRESDLHRFKIPSLRNVQLTAPYFHDGGTASLEEAIRIMAEFQLGESFSDKEIARIRAFLVSLTGQVEEDLR